The proteins below come from a single bacterium genomic window:
- a CDS encoding acyl-CoA dehydrogenase yields the protein MNSFSADERLALRESIHLLLSKQSDERAVRATMDTTSGYDAKLWQELAKMGVVGLIVDETHGGAGVGPMELELVMEEVGAALLCSPFLASGVLAAALLDALADAGLNDRLLPGIADGSCIATAALTGKSGRWTPDGVAVSGQEVDGEWRLSGCASYVVHGQNADVLLVLASTDRGLECFVVEPRAAGIGMAALPTFDHTLRLAEITFEGVKAELITAQIPVWDAVSRAMDLTLVALAGEQAGAAQHCLSSTVEYAKNRIQFGRAIGSFQAVKHMAADLLLETESALSAARNAAARLAEDAEAATEAVSLAAFACADAFVTTAATSIQMHGGIAFTWEHPAHLYLRRARADAQLFGSSSFHRERFIQALGA from the coding sequence ATGAACAGCTTTTCTGCCGACGAGCGCCTCGCGCTCAGGGAATCGATTCACCTCCTGCTCAGCAAGCAGAGTGACGAAAGAGCCGTGCGGGCGACGATGGACACGACGAGCGGATACGACGCGAAACTCTGGCAGGAACTCGCGAAGATGGGGGTCGTCGGGCTGATCGTGGACGAAACCCACGGTGGAGCCGGCGTCGGCCCCATGGAGTTGGAACTGGTCATGGAGGAGGTCGGAGCCGCGTTGCTGTGTTCGCCCTTTCTCGCCAGCGGCGTTCTGGCGGCCGCCCTTTTGGATGCTCTGGCGGATGCTGGGCTCAACGATCGCCTGCTGCCGGGCATCGCCGATGGCAGTTGCATCGCGACGGCTGCGCTGACCGGTAAGAGCGGCCGCTGGACTCCTGACGGGGTCGCGGTTTCAGGGCAGGAGGTAGACGGGGAGTGGCGGCTGAGTGGCTGTGCCAGTTACGTGGTGCACGGGCAGAACGCCGATGTACTTCTGGTTCTGGCCAGCACCGATCGGGGACTCGAGTGTTTCGTCGTCGAGCCGCGCGCGGCCGGTATCGGGATGGCCGCATTGCCCACGTTCGACCACACCTTGCGATTGGCCGAGATCACCTTCGAAGGGGTGAAAGCAGAACTCATCACGGCACAGATTCCCGTCTGGGACGCGGTCAGCCGGGCGATGGACCTCACGCTGGTTGCGCTCGCGGGTGAACAGGCGGGGGCGGCGCAGCACTGCCTGTCGTCGACCGTCGAGTATGCCAAGAATCGTATTCAATTCGGCCGCGCCATCGGCAGCTTTCAGGCGGTCAAGCACATGGCGGCCGATCTCCTGCTAGAGACGGAATCGGCCCTTTCGGCGGCGCGCAACGCGGCGGCCCGACTGGCCGAGGACGCCGAGGCCGCCACTGAAGCGGTGAGTCTGGCCGCATTTGCCTGTGCCGATGCCTTTGTTACCACTGCGGCAACTAGCATCCAGATGCACGGTGGCATCGCCTTCACCTGGGAGCATCCGGCACATCTGTACCTGCGCCGCGCGCGAGCGGATGCTCAGCTGTTCGGTTCATCATCGTTCCATCGGGAACGGTTCATTCAAGCGTTGGGAGCGTGA
- a CDS encoding beta-lactamase family protein, with protein MRWIRRAIAAVGLVIAGAAAFVLWIAQPWSDYRPMQTWTETVGLQLMENDDREGLAEIFRNWDTSLPFRVLHAAPRPHEFRRALRSLDVHYEFDGESRMLSEYLERARVQGILALHGGEVVFEKYLGPTTSESLYHLWSASKSFTGTIIGMALHDGTIESLDDPVSKYAPQFAGTAYGETSIRHVMMMSSGVDFFHFKGFPDRNWMYLRVFRLRQNLDDFASELARRVPAGTDFNYLATDTHVLSAVLRGAYGKPYREIVQDKLWNGLGIAGDAHWSQNVPGPSGVAFGHCCLATRLVDFAHLGEFHLRDGVWDGRRLVPEGWIERVGTPSAPFQEPTADSSGYAMQFWVPQGYDGEFYGAGAFGQYLWIDTRRKVVVAQFAAQAPGDTEGGERNAALRAIVNAVHTP; from the coding sequence ATGAGGTGGATCCGCCGGGCGATCGCCGCTGTGGGGCTTGTGATCGCCGGCGCTGCGGCCTTCGTGCTCTGGATCGCACAGCCGTGGTCGGACTACCGGCCGATGCAGACCTGGACAGAAACGGTGGGCCTCCAGCTCATGGAGAACGACGACCGCGAGGGTCTGGCGGAGATCTTTCGGAACTGGGACACGAGCCTGCCATTCCGGGTGTTGCACGCGGCGCCCCGGCCCCATGAATTCCGTCGCGCGCTCCGATCGCTCGATGTTCACTACGAGTTCGACGGCGAGTCCCGGATGCTTTCGGAGTATCTCGAAAGGGCGCGGGTGCAGGGCATCCTCGCGCTTCACGGGGGTGAGGTGGTATTCGAGAAGTACCTCGGCCCGACGACTTCCGAGAGCCTCTACCATCTCTGGTCCGCGTCGAAGAGCTTTACCGGGACGATCATCGGGATGGCTCTTCACGACGGAACGATCGAGAGCCTCGATGACCCGGTTTCGAAGTACGCTCCGCAATTCGCGGGAACTGCCTACGGTGAAACGTCGATTCGTCACGTGATGATGATGTCATCCGGCGTGGACTTCTTTCATTTCAAGGGATTCCCCGACCGAAACTGGATGTACCTGCGAGTGTTTAGGTTGCGACAGAATCTCGACGACTTCGCTTCGGAACTCGCTCGGCGGGTGCCGGCCGGAACCGATTTCAACTATCTGGCGACCGACACCCATGTGCTCTCCGCCGTTCTTCGCGGGGCGTACGGAAAGCCCTATCGGGAGATCGTCCAGGACAAGCTGTGGAACGGTCTCGGCATCGCTGGCGACGCGCACTGGTCGCAGAACGTTCCAGGTCCTTCAGGTGTGGCTTTCGGACACTGCTGCCTGGCCACGCGCCTGGTCGATTTCGCGCATCTCGGTGAGTTCCACCTCCGCGACGGGGTGTGGGATGGACGCCGACTCGTGCCCGAAGGCTGGATCGAGAGGGTCGGAACGCCGAGTGCACCTTTCCAGGAACCGACTGCAGATTCGTCCGGCTATGCGATGCAGTTCTGGGTTCCGCAGGGCTATGACGGCGAGTTCTACGGCGCCGGCGCCTTCGGCCAGTACCTCTGGATCGACACCCGTCGCAAGGTCGTGGTCGCCCAGTTCGCCGCGCAAGCCCCCGGGGACACTGAAGGTGGCGAACGCAACGCAGCTTTGCGCGCCATCGTCAACGCGGTTCACACCCCCTGA